The Paenibacillus sp. FSL H7-0357 nucleotide sequence CTGGATGACTATTTACAGAAAGTACAAGGTAAGCAAGCAGTAGAAGAGCAGCAAGATTGAATAAGAGATGATGGATGAGCTTTGCGAACGCTGTGGCAGAACTGTCTTAACCCACTAAGGAAGATCGAGGAGGAAATTAAAAATGGCAAATGAAATGGTATCCAAGGTAGAGGATAAGGTACTTATTCTGGAACGTGAGTTCAATGCCCCTCGGGAGCTGGTATTTCAGGCGTTTTCGCAAGCAGAGCATCTGAAGCATTGGTGGGGGCCGAGAGGCTGGTCGCTGCCGGTATGCCATATGGATTTCCGCGTGGGCGGAGTCTGGCATTATTGTATGAAGTGCGAGGACAAGAACCAGGGTGATTTCTATGGTATGGAATCATGGGGCAAGGGTGTGTACCGTGAGATCGTTGCACCAGAGAAGATCGTGTATGTAGATTATTTCTCCGATGCGGAGGGCAACGTTGCAGATGATATGCCTGAGACGCTCGTTACCCTAATCTTCGTCGAAACAGAAGATGGGACTAAAGTCATTAATCGCGCAGAATATGCGACAGCAGAAGGATTGCAGCAGGTACTGGATATGGGTATGCTGCAGGGTATCACGGAGACCTGGAACAGACTGGTTGAGCATTTGGACTCGATCCGGAAGATCGGTTAAAGGATAAAAGTCCTGCATATATGAAGGTCATTCCTCTTAGAAGGAGTGATCTTTTTTTATTCTTATTTATGGAACCTGTTCCAGAGGGAATAAAAATCCTCTTTTCTCCGCAATGTATTAAAGAAGGGAGGCTGATAAGAACAATGAACCGACAATTACAACTGGACCAGCAAAGTCTGGTTACCGCATGGCAGGAGCGTCTGCCTGCACTGATGGAGGATGGAGACAGCTTTAGTGTGCAAGGAGATGCAGCTGACCAGAACAGTCTGCTGATTCATTTCAATGCGGCAGGGCGGCAGGATTATTCTCTTGATTTTCGCTGCACTTATGTCGATAGCCGTGAAGTGGCTGTGAATCTGATTGATGCCGAGCAGAGCGGAAGGAATACCGATGAGCGTACCGATGCCGTACAATTACTGGCCCAGCAGTATACAAGACAGATTCATGAATGTGCACAAGCGCTACAAGATTTAACTAATCCATAGGAGGGGAATAAGAAATGAGTAAGCCTAAAAGTATGCCGGTTCCCGGGGTAGACACCAATCATGAGCCTAGAGGAGAACATCATTCTTCAGCGCCCAAGCCGCTTTCCGGCTCCAAAAAGGTCAAACAGGCTAACCATGTAGATCATCATAATCCGCAGGGATAACACCTTCGGAAAAGAAAGGAGAAATGAACTGTTTCCCCTTTTTGCCAAATGGTTTATCATTAGGAAGGGGAAACAATTTTTTTACATGGGAGAGGAGAACAACAATGAACAAAAAATGGGGGTTATCCGCTTCCGCATTGCTGCTTGCAGCTGCAATTATTTTGCCGGGATGCGCGAACAAACAAGAGGCACCAAAAGAGGCCCTGAAATCGGCCGCCGCTAAAGCGACTGCATTGACTTCATATGAAATGAAGAGCAAGCTAGTCATTAACAACCTGACAGTGGAAGCCGGTGAAGGTACAACGGATGCCACGACAGGTATGGTGCTCAGTATGCTGAAGAACGCTGATATTTCCGTGAATGGGGTATACCAAGCGGATCCGATGCAGACAGAAATGACTATGGTACTGAACCTGAAGGGTGATATGGCGATGTCCTTTAACATCCCTATGGTAATGACCGCAGAGAAGATGTACGTCAAAGTACCGTCGATTCCGTTCTTGCCGCTTCCGGAGACAATTGTAGGGAAGTACGTAGAGCTTGACCTGAAGGAACTGGCAGAGCAGGGCGGCACCGAATGGAGCCCGGCTTCAGTAGACACGCAAAAAATGCAAAAGCTCTCCAATGAAGTGGTAAGCACACTGTTGGCCGAGTATGATGAAGAGAAATATTTTACCGACATCAAACCTAAAGATGCAGCATTGCCGGAGGACGTCAAGGCTAAACAAGTGGTTCAGTTCCAGGTGACCAATGACAATGTCAAAGAAGCACTTACAATCCTCGTGAATAATGCACTGCCGAAGATTATTGATATTGTGGGTAAGGAAGAATACAAGACTATGCTGCAAATTGACGAGGCTGATTTAGCCAAAGCCAAAGAAGAACTGCAGTCCAGCGAGACCCGTGCCGAGGTCGACAAAGGATTGGCTGATTTGAACAAGTATCTTACGATCAACCAATTCAAACTCGATACCGCGATCGACAAAGATAGCTTCCCTGTATACCAGAACCTGTTGATGGATATCATCGTCAAAGATCCTGAGCAAGGAACGAACGTCAGCCTGTCATTAACCGGAAGTAACCAATACAGCAAAGTTAATGAGAAGCAGACCTTCACGATTGGCATCCCGCAGGGCGATGATGTAGTTACAATGGAAGAGCTGCAACAGCAGTTCGGTGGAATGGGCACTTATTGATCTAAGCAACATAGAAATCCCGCATGCGTGCGTATTTTTCGCGCTCATGCGGGATTTTTTTGTCCAAATATAAGAATTTATATGCTTCACGCTATAAATTATCCTTCAATTTCTCGCTGAAACGGATAGTATCATCGGCCAGAATAGCGTAGGTGCGGTGGTCCTGCCACTGACCGTTGATTTTAATGAAATGCCGGGCAATTCCTTCTGCCTGAAACCCGTTCTTCTCCAATACACGGCGGGAGCCTTCGTTATGCAGCAGGATGCAAGCCTGTACCCGATGCAGCCCAAGAGCATGGAAGGCATACTCCAGGATTAAGCCTACAGCGGCGCTGGTATACCCTTTTCCTTGTACCTCATGGTCAATAAAATAGCCGATATCGGCATATTGTCCGACGCCACGTACCACATTGGAAATGGTAACCTGCCCAATTAATTGTCCGTCCAGCAGGAAGATGCCAAACATATAGGCTCTATCCTGACGGGCATCCTCCAAACGCTGGCCAACGAGCTGCTTCTGGCTTTCAAGGGTAAAATAATCGTCCTCGCGCAGTGGTTCAAACGGCTGATGCTGTACCTTGTTGCGCAGGCGCAGCTGAAGCAGCTCATCTGCATCCTGGAGCTGCAGCAGGGAGAGATAGATACCTTGAGACGTATTGTACAGTTTAAGAGACATATAATCCTCCTTGGTCATTTTTGCGAATAACTATAGCTTGGACGGCTTCTGGCGCAAGCGGCGGAAAAAGGAAGTCAGCAGATCCGCACACTCCTCCTGCAAGATACCTTGAATGACTTCGGTCCGGTGATTGAACCGCGGTTCCTCCAGGAGATTCATGAGGGTGCCTGCACAGCCGGCTTTAGGGTCTGTTGTGCCATATACCGTGAGAGGGACTCTAGATTGAACCATGGCCCCCGCACACATCGGACAGGGCTCAAGGGTAACGTAGAGCCGGCAATCGAGCAGCCTCCAGGAGTTCAAAGCTATACTGGCCTCGCGGATGGCCACCATTTCAGCATGAGCCGTGGAGTCCATTGTGGTCTCACGCAGATTGTAGCCGCGCCCGATGATTTCGCCATGGCGGACAATTACTGCTCCGATGGGCACCTCGCCCAGTGCCTCTGCTTTGCGGGCTTCCGCAATCGCCTCCCGCATCCAATATTCATGAGCCTCCTGCTCTTCGGGCGGCAGTTCATCAAGTAATATATTCAAGTGCATCTTCCCTTCGTATTCTGTACCTTGTGCAACGAACAAATATTCGTTCTGAACAAATTGTGTATAAGTCTGTGGATAACCGCCGACTTATACACAATATTGTACACATCAGAATTTAATAAATTGTTTATATGTGTATAGCCTGTGGATTAACCTTATGTTTTTCTTATCCATTGTAGAGAAACTCCCTATAAAATTCAATGCTTCGCAAAATATGCCCCGTCTCTGAAATGTCTTTTCAAATGGATAGGCAAAAGGTATGATATTCATGAACACTCCGCTAGGATTTACCAGCGGATAAGAGGTGAAAAAGCAGCTTGTCCATAAAAACAAAATTATCGGCTATTATTTTTGGTTCGGTACTGCTGATCTTGGCGCTCAATCTTACACTGAATCTTTACGCGGCCCGGGATAATCTGCGTATTGAAAGTGAAAATAATATGAAGATGACCGCCATGCAGGTTGCCGTTTCAGTCGAACAGAGCAGCTATAGCTCGAACTATGTGCAGTATCAGCTGGCCCAGAACCTGCGGATGGCCGCCATTTTAGCCTCTGAAGAGCTTGACCCGGATATCAAGAATGTGAAGAATGAACAGCTGGTGTACCTGGCGGATAAGCTCGGTGTGTCTAATATTTCACTTCTGGTCAAGACTGATGATGATATAGTGGTTGCCAAATCGTCTGATCCTAATGAGATTGGACTGCCTACCAAAGGAATGGGGTATTGGTACGTCGCATTTCTCGAGCTGTTTGCCGGTCAGAAAGTATCCGTTCAGCAGGGGCAGAGCCTTGAGAATTTCTGGTCCGGACCTTTTGAATATTCGACTTCCAATCCTAAGTTCATTGAAAAGTGGGGATATTATCACGATGCCTCGACTAACTACATCATAGATCCTTACATACGCAGTACAGCAGTGAGTGATTACGTCAAAATTATGAATCCCGATGAGATCGTTCAGCAGTCCAAAGAGGTCAATCCGGGACTTCTGGAGGTCACAGGAATCAATCCCAAAACCTTTGCCTCTGCAAGCATGATGCCTAATGGTGAAGACCGCGTGAATGAGAAGCTGCGCAGCCGTCCTATTAAATTCGGCACCTATATCTTTGGCAATGTGGAGGAGGATAAGTCGGCGATGATGGCAGCCCTCGGCAAAGGGCAGCCGGTCACGCTGGATACGGAGGCTCTTGGCAAAAGAGTGCTCAAAAGCTTCATTCCGATCAGCCAGCCGGGTGCTGATGATTATGTCGTTTCAGTAGTCATGGACTATTCGGTCATTTCTTCGGTCATCAAAGACCAATTGTTCAATAATATCACTACTTCATTGTTGCTGCTTATCATTTTTTTCGTGTGCAGCTATGTGCTTGCCGGCGTGGTAACCCGTCCGATTCAGGATATTCTGGCCAAGGTCAATGATGTGGCCAAAGGCAAATTTGAGCCGCCGTTAAAGGTGGACAGCCGGGATGAGCTGGGACAGCTGGCCCACAGGATTAATGCGATGACCTCCCATCTTTCCCAGCATACGAACCGGTTAGGGCAGACGCTGGAAGAGAACCGGGCGGTTAAAGAACATTTGGAATCGGTGATTAACGGCACCTCCGATGCGATTCATACTGTAGATATGGATGGACGGATCATCAGTACGAACAGAGCATTTGAGGATCTGTACGGCTGGAGTGCCGCAGATGCCCTTGTTAAGCCGCCTTATCTGGTGCCGGCTACGGTGCAGAAACAGGAAGAAGAAAGGCTGAGGGAGCTGAAGAATGGCGCTGTTCTGCCTCCGGTAGAGACTGTAAGGCTGAAGCGGGACGGCTCGATGGTCGAAGTTAGTGTCAGCACCTCGATCATTCGTGACGAAGAGGGACGCCCACAGGCCTTTGTCCACGTATCCCGTGACATGACAGAGCGCAACCGGATCGAAGAGCTGCTGAGACGCTCAGAGAAGCTGACTACGGTGGGACAGCTGGCCGCCGGGGTTGCCCATGAAATCCGTAATCCGCTGACAACGCTACGGGGATTCCTGCAGCTTCAACAAGAAAAGCAGGTACTGGTTCCGCTGCACATTGACTTAATGCTCTCCGAACTGGAACGAATTAATCTTATTGTGAGTGAATTTCTGATTTTGGCCAAGCCGCAGGCAGTTCACTTTCAGCAAAAGGATGTCCGGCACATTCTAAATGATGTAATTTCCCTTCTGAGCAGCCAGGCCCATCTCTTTGGCATAGAGTTTGAGTCACGGTTTGCAGAGCTGCCGGCAACGGTGCATTGCGAGGAGAACCAGCTCAAGCAGGTGTTTATTAATATCGTCAAGAATGCCATTGAAGCCATGCCGGACGGTGGAACCATCACACTGGAGCAGTATATGGATGAAGACTCCGTTGTTATTGTGATCTCTGACGAGGGAGGCGGCATTCCCGATTATATGCTGCCCAAGCTGGGCGAGCCGTTCTATACCAATAAAGAGTCAGGGACGGGACTTGGGCTGATGGTCAGCCAGCGGATTATCCAGGCTCACAAAGGCAGTCTGGAGATTCGCAGTGAATACGGTTGCGGGACGGAGGTTATTATTAAACTGCCCGCACCAGTTGAACCTGCTGCAGAGCAGGGCATGAATAAAGAACGGAGTGAAGACAATCATGAGAATTAATAAATTCATCAGTGAGACAGGCTATTGTTCACGCCGTGAAGCAGACAAGCTGGTGGAAGGCGGCAGGGTTACCATTAACGGTGAGCCGGCCGTACTCGGCAGCCAGGCCGTTCCGGGCGATGAAGTACGGATTGATGGCAAGCCGCTGGAAACGGGAAGCCAGATCGTCTACATTGCGCTTAATAAGCCGGTAGGCATCACATCGACCACGGAAAGCCACATTCAGGGGAATATCGTTGACTTTGTCGGGCATCAGGAGCGCATCTTTCCGATCGGCCGGTTGGACAAGGACTCTGAGGGGTTAATTTTGCTTACCAATGATGGAGACATTGTTAACAAGATATTGCGGGCTGAAGGCAAGCATGAGAAGGAATACGTAGTCACTGTAGACCGGCCTGTCACGCCTTCCTTCATTTCCGGGATGTCGAGTGGAGTGAAGATCCTGGGCGGCAGAACGCTGCCCTGTGAAGTGACAAGAATGACAGAGCGGGTATTCCGCATTATCCTGACTGAAGGCAAGAACCGGCAAATACGCCGCATGTGCAGCGCCTTTGGCTATGAGGTCAGAAAGCTGCAGCGCATCCGGGTCATGAATATCCGCCTTGGGACGCTGCAAACCGGAGAGTGGCGTGAGCTGTCGCCTCAGGAGAAGCAAGAGCTCGGGGAAATGCTAAACTATGAGCTGCAGTAGCCAGTAAGAAAGTGCTGCCGAAGAAAGCAAAGAGCTGTTCCAGAAGATCTCCCGCGGGATCTTTGGAACAGCTCTTTTATCTGAGTGCCTATTATTGGTTAGGGAGGGTAACGCCCTTTGGTTCAGTAACTTCTTGATATTTGCGCAGGATAGAAACTTCTACGCGGCGGTTCTTGGCCCGTCCGGCAGTTGTGTCATTTGGGGCGATTGGATGGTATTCCCC carries:
- a CDS encoding SRPBCC family protein — its product is MANEMVSKVEDKVLILEREFNAPRELVFQAFSQAEHLKHWWGPRGWSLPVCHMDFRVGGVWHYCMKCEDKNQGDFYGMESWGKGVYREIVAPEKIVYVDYFSDAEGNVADDMPETLVTLIFVETEDGTKVINRAEYATAEGLQQVLDMGMLQGITETWNRLVEHLDSIRKIG
- a CDS encoding small acid-soluble spore protein P — its product is MSKPKSMPVPGVDTNHEPRGEHHSSAPKPLSGSKKVKQANHVDHHNPQG
- the rluF gene encoding 23S rRNA pseudouridine(2604) synthase RluF — protein: MRINKFISETGYCSRREADKLVEGGRVTINGEPAVLGSQAVPGDEVRIDGKPLETGSQIVYIALNKPVGITSTTESHIQGNIVDFVGHQERIFPIGRLDKDSEGLILLTNDGDIVNKILRAEGKHEKEYVVTVDRPVTPSFISGMSSGVKILGGRTLPCEVTRMTERVFRIILTEGKNRQIRRMCSAFGYEVRKLQRIRVMNIRLGTLQTGEWRELSPQEKQELGEMLNYELQ
- the tadA gene encoding tRNA adenosine(34) deaminase TadA, producing MNILLDELPPEEQEAHEYWMREAIAEARKAEALGEVPIGAVIVRHGEIIGRGYNLRETTMDSTAHAEMVAIREASIALNSWRLLDCRLYVTLEPCPMCAGAMVQSRVPLTVYGTTDPKAGCAGTLMNLLEEPRFNHRTEVIQGILQEECADLLTSFFRRLRQKPSKL
- a CDS encoding ATP-binding protein; translated protein: MSIKTKLSAIIFGSVLLILALNLTLNLYAARDNLRIESENNMKMTAMQVAVSVEQSSYSSNYVQYQLAQNLRMAAILASEELDPDIKNVKNEQLVYLADKLGVSNISLLVKTDDDIVVAKSSDPNEIGLPTKGMGYWYVAFLELFAGQKVSVQQGQSLENFWSGPFEYSTSNPKFIEKWGYYHDASTNYIIDPYIRSTAVSDYVKIMNPDEIVQQSKEVNPGLLEVTGINPKTFASASMMPNGEDRVNEKLRSRPIKFGTYIFGNVEEDKSAMMAALGKGQPVTLDTEALGKRVLKSFIPISQPGADDYVVSVVMDYSVISSVIKDQLFNNITTSLLLLIIFFVCSYVLAGVVTRPIQDILAKVNDVAKGKFEPPLKVDSRDELGQLAHRINAMTSHLSQHTNRLGQTLEENRAVKEHLESVINGTSDAIHTVDMDGRIISTNRAFEDLYGWSAADALVKPPYLVPATVQKQEEERLRELKNGAVLPPVETVRLKRDGSMVEVSVSTSIIRDEEGRPQAFVHVSRDMTERNRIEELLRRSEKLTTVGQLAAGVAHEIRNPLTTLRGFLQLQQEKQVLVPLHIDLMLSELERINLIVSEFLILAKPQAVHFQQKDVRHILNDVISLLSSQAHLFGIEFESRFAELPATVHCEENQLKQVFINIVKNAIEAMPDGGTITLEQYMDEDSVVIVISDEGGGIPDYMLPKLGEPFYTNKESGTGLGLMVSQRIIQAHKGSLEIRSEYGCGTEVIIKLPAPVEPAAEQGMNKERSEDNHEN
- a CDS encoding GNAT family N-acetyltransferase; amino-acid sequence: MSLKLYNTSQGIYLSLLQLQDADELLQLRLRNKVQHQPFEPLREDDYFTLESQKQLVGQRLEDARQDRAYMFGIFLLDGQLIGQVTISNVVRGVGQYADIGYFIDHEVQGKGYTSAAVGLILEYAFHALGLHRVQACILLHNEGSRRVLEKNGFQAEGIARHFIKINGQWQDHRTYAILADDTIRFSEKLKDNL